The following coding sequences lie in one Tichowtungia aerotolerans genomic window:
- a CDS encoding right-handed parallel beta-helix repeat-containing protein has translation MIEVKSILPMMTAAALLVGCSSIHGDGRKALKLADFGAVGDGNTDDIAALVQALDALSEAGAGASLHFEPGKIYKLGVRDDSVYQIDLQELEDVTIDGHGSMLLVDPKQAYIRIRRCEGVTVKNLLLENDPLSYTQGKIIAANSEEGWFDIELMDGYCDMPSDEELGEVRPFWPWGAVLDPQERRIRPEMIDHVFTERFEKIGDRTVRMFAKPDYYKHIADFRKGDVYFQPLYWNPVERLKGLGMHVSYDAAANIIVSQSSDCEIENVTMYSGRSAMTSRVEFNTGRITFDRFQVRHRPGFDDRVVTNWRDGMHCKDNRIGPLIENCYFEGMLDDSINIASDTIMAAEVLSDRQFRFCNWRGLLTWHRDICAVREGDQFLAYFPPTGDVKGPYTVVEMNDEHPEIITLDQPIEGIVTGQVRAQVDKNSTQFYNLNAVSRGFIVRNNTFDKQRRDAMRTRGYDGRIEGNTVCNLAAEGIYLSNEMGNFYEGPFSQNVVIRNNSFSNMHREAIKLVSKTATEPLPLMKNIVIEGNTFISRVESPIHIRNVEDVTLRNNTFKNEAGDPLRNPVSVRHVVGLKEE, from the coding sequence ATGATAGAGGTTAAAAGTATTTTACCGATGATGACCGCCGCAGCACTGCTGGTGGGCTGCAGCTCAATACATGGGGATGGACGCAAGGCCTTGAAGCTGGCCGACTTTGGAGCGGTGGGAGATGGTAACACCGATGACATCGCTGCGCTGGTGCAGGCACTGGATGCGTTGTCCGAAGCCGGGGCGGGAGCCTCCCTGCATTTTGAGCCGGGAAAAATATACAAACTGGGCGTGCGCGACGACAGCGTCTATCAGATCGATCTGCAGGAATTGGAGGACGTGACGATTGACGGGCACGGTTCTATGTTACTGGTCGATCCGAAGCAGGCCTACATTCGCATTCGTCGCTGCGAGGGGGTGACGGTGAAAAACCTTCTGTTGGAAAACGATCCGCTTTCCTACACACAGGGGAAAATCATTGCTGCGAATTCGGAAGAGGGCTGGTTTGATATCGAGTTGATGGATGGTTACTGCGACATGCCGTCCGACGAGGAATTGGGCGAAGTGCGCCCCTTCTGGCCATGGGGGGCTGTGCTCGATCCGCAGGAGCGCCGCATTCGTCCGGAGATGATCGACCATGTTTTCACGGAGCGCTTTGAAAAGATTGGAGACCGCACGGTCCGCATGTTTGCCAAGCCGGATTATTACAAACACATTGCGGATTTTCGCAAAGGTGATGTCTATTTCCAGCCGCTCTACTGGAACCCGGTCGAACGGCTGAAAGGTTTGGGGATGCATGTCTCCTACGATGCTGCCGCCAACATCATCGTCAGCCAGAGTTCCGATTGCGAAATTGAAAATGTCACTATGTACAGTGGGCGCAGCGCCATGACCAGCCGGGTCGAATTCAATACCGGCCGGATTACTTTTGACCGCTTCCAGGTGCGTCACCGCCCCGGCTTCGACGATCGTGTCGTCACTAATTGGCGCGACGGCATGCACTGCAAGGACAACCGCATTGGACCGCTTATCGAAAACTGCTATTTCGAAGGCATGCTCGATGACAGTATTAATATCGCCTCTGATACAATCATGGCCGCAGAAGTGCTGTCCGACCGGCAGTTCCGCTTTTGCAACTGGCGCGGACTGCTCACTTGGCACCGCGATATCTGCGCGGTGCGCGAGGGGGACCAGTTTCTAGCCTACTTCCCGCCGACCGGCGATGTGAAGGGGCCATACACCGTGGTGGAGATGAACGATGAGCATCCCGAAATCATCACTCTCGATCAACCGATCGAAGGCATCGTCACCGGTCAGGTGCGCGCGCAGGTCGATAAAAATTCTACGCAGTTCTACAACCTGAATGCCGTCAGCCGCGGCTTTATCGTGCGCAACAACACGTTTGACAAGCAGCGGCGCGATGCCATGCGCACTCGAGGCTACGACGGACGGATCGAAGGCAACACCGTCTGCAACCTCGCTGCCGAGGGAATCTATCTGTCCAACGAAATGGGCAATTTTTATGAAGGGCCGTTTTCGCAGAATGTGGTCATCCGCAACAACAGCTTTTCCAACATGCACCGCGAAGCGATTAAGCTGGTCTCAAAAACGGCTACAGAGCCGCTTCCGCTCATGAAAAATATCGTGATCGAAGGCAACACGTTTATCAGCCGGGTGGAATCGCCGATTCATATCCGCAATGTTGAAGATGTTACGTTGCGCAACAACACCTTTAAAAACGAAGCCGGCGATCCGCTGAGGAATCCTGTTTCCGTCCGTCATGTTGTCGGGCTGAAGGAGGAATGA
- a CDS encoding sulfatase family protein, with amino-acid sequence MKNILFRCVTALLLAGSVFAEKKMTRPNLLLIVTDDESWFEHDIYGHSNLKTPHFNRLAEEGVLFTHGYVSAPSCGPSRASILTGRNLWELEQGAFMLSYLPKKFTSMMEILENNGYQPAFTGKRWGPGLYPKEGQSGMAGKGYYDVTIKDYEKRDYLDRYDVPGNFAAFLAERDVEKPFVFWAGINEPHAKWPTQQEAEKLLKDEFNVDAHRINQDPGNNPHIQPFGFYYEILHADRQVGQMLASLEQQGLLENTIVLYIGDNGSDSDPGGVLEEAAMRNGTDLDPLRMKGKNTPYDAGTRVPMALMWKGTVPPGRVIDDFVKSIDIAPTFLQAAGVAVPPFMTGKSFLDMVLSDQSGSIDPERDFVMTGSEWHTHPRTTRTIRDKRYEYIVKYPNANRSEQIVELYDLQNDMWEYNNLIDNPEYASVKERLKTRMDEYGRKTGDPRTTGDLELFNETLKVQDLLLPHWNKGMEIRRWVSGKPYGDLKKYLGFE; translated from the coding sequence ATGAAAAATATATTATTTCGCTGTGTCACGGCGTTACTGTTGGCGGGCTCCGTCTTTGCTGAAAAAAAGATGACGCGACCCAACCTGCTGCTGATTGTTACCGATGACGAGAGCTGGTTTGAACATGACATCTACGGACATTCCAATCTGAAGACGCCGCACTTCAATCGTCTGGCCGAAGAGGGAGTGCTCTTTACGCACGGTTATGTCAGTGCTCCGTCCTGCGGTCCTTCACGCGCTTCGATACTCACGGGCCGCAATCTTTGGGAGTTGGAGCAGGGCGCGTTTATGCTTTCCTACCTTCCGAAAAAGTTTACATCCATGATGGAGATTTTGGAAAACAATGGATATCAGCCGGCTTTCACCGGCAAACGCTGGGGGCCGGGTCTTTATCCGAAGGAAGGGCAGAGCGGGATGGCCGGCAAGGGCTATTATGATGTGACAATCAAGGATTATGAAAAACGCGACTATCTTGACCGTTACGACGTGCCCGGTAATTTTGCCGCATTTCTTGCTGAGCGCGATGTTGAAAAACCTTTTGTTTTCTGGGCGGGAATCAATGAGCCGCACGCCAAATGGCCGACGCAGCAGGAGGCGGAAAAGCTGCTCAAAGATGAATTCAATGTTGATGCCCACAGGATCAACCAGGATCCGGGCAACAACCCCCATATTCAACCTTTCGGTTTTTACTATGAAATCCTGCATGCCGACCGCCAGGTAGGACAAATGCTGGCTTCTCTTGAACAACAGGGGTTGCTTGAAAACACCATTGTTCTTTATATCGGCGACAACGGGTCCGACAGCGATCCGGGAGGGGTGCTTGAAGAGGCCGCCATGCGCAATGGTACCGATTTGGATCCTCTCAGGATGAAGGGAAAGAACACCCCGTACGATGCGGGCACCCGGGTGCCGATGGCTCTGATGTGGAAAGGCACGGTGCCGCCCGGGCGCGTGATTGACGACTTCGTCAAATCCATTGATATCGCCCCGACGTTCCTTCAGGCGGCCGGGGTGGCGGTTCCACCGTTCATGACCGGCAAGAGTTTTCTTGATATGGTGCTTTCCGATCAATCGGGCAGCATTGATCCTGAACGCGATTTCGTGATGACTGGCAGCGAATGGCATACGCATCCGCGCACGACCCGGACGATCCGCGACAAGCGCTATGAATATATCGTCAAGTATCCGAACGCAAACCGTTCGGAGCAGATCGTAGAACTCTACGACCTGCAGAACGATATGTGGGAATATAACAATCTGATCGATAATCCTGAATACGCGTCGGTTAAGGAACGTCTGAAAACCCGGATGGATGAATATGGCCGCAAGACCGGTGATCCGCGTACAACGGGGGATCTTGAGCTCTTTAACGAAACGTTGAAGGTGCAGGATCTGTTGTTGCCGCATTGGAACAAGGGAATGGAAATCCGCAGGTGGGTTTCTGGAAAACCCTACGGCGATCTGAAGAAGTACTTGGGGTTTGAGTGA
- a CDS encoding MFS transporter: MTLKKLKLHDLWGYASGEGATSITMNGIGNFAMLFYTQIMGMSPELAGTVFGIVTVYDAVTDPLMGTISDRTTSRFGRRHPYMLIGGLVLAVLFLFLWFIPETFHGEKKLFWYLLLLNILIKTAFTVFVVPHTALGFEMCRTDDDRARLQGVRYGFNMIVNIVFGGFGWILFFPNRVTADGSVLDGTKIHENFLNMGGVLAGGALFLILLCVFATYKFAEKGLVKKDNQSMGDHTKAFIHDLKDVYSDKLVWFVFGFFGLAQFSMMVVSQVQMFTYVEYMQFSAYEKTFVHVGGMLGFMTGSFFLGGLVKRLDKKKTGYLAMIIGSFGCLALLAIFTGGLMAPKSVPLFEIKDEAFHLSSVVFGLFQTLWWSGCGIIVPLATSMIADLSLVKKLKTGEVTEGRYAAGFSFFLKAASALGMFVTGYILKSVGYVSGAATQTSDTLDKLALMTFIVGPFLMVLSFFVLRKYPITHQTMNDLRAEYGQEQA, from the coding sequence ATGACACTGAAGAAGCTGAAACTGCATGACTTATGGGGCTATGCTTCCGGGGAAGGGGCGACCTCGATCACCATGAACGGCATCGGTAATTTTGCGATGTTGTTCTATACTCAGATCATGGGAATGAGTCCGGAGTTGGCCGGAACTGTTTTCGGGATTGTAACGGTTTATGATGCTGTTACCGATCCATTGATGGGCACCATCTCCGACCGCACCACCAGTCGGTTCGGCCGCCGCCATCCCTATATGCTGATTGGCGGACTGGTTCTTGCCGTTCTGTTTCTCTTCCTTTGGTTTATCCCGGAAACGTTTCATGGCGAAAAGAAGCTTTTTTGGTATCTGTTGCTACTGAATATCCTGATTAAAACGGCCTTTACGGTCTTTGTGGTTCCTCATACCGCACTCGGGTTTGAGATGTGCAGGACCGATGACGACCGTGCGCGGCTTCAGGGGGTCCGTTACGGGTTTAATATGATCGTCAATATCGTATTCGGCGGATTCGGCTGGATCTTGTTTTTCCCTAACCGGGTGACGGCAGACGGATCGGTTTTGGACGGCACCAAAATCCATGAGAATTTTCTTAACATGGGCGGGGTTCTCGCCGGCGGTGCGCTTTTTCTGATCCTTCTTTGTGTTTTTGCCACCTATAAGTTTGCCGAAAAGGGGCTGGTCAAAAAAGATAACCAGTCGATGGGGGACCATACGAAAGCGTTTATTCATGACCTGAAGGATGTCTATTCCGATAAATTGGTTTGGTTTGTGTTCGGCTTTTTCGGGCTGGCCCAGTTTTCCATGATGGTGGTTTCGCAAGTGCAGATGTTCACGTATGTGGAATACATGCAGTTTTCTGCGTATGAAAAAACTTTTGTGCATGTCGGCGGCATGCTCGGCTTTATGACGGGATCCTTTTTCCTGGGCGGGCTGGTGAAGCGGCTGGACAAAAAAAAGACCGGCTATCTGGCCATGATCATTGGGTCGTTCGGCTGCCTGGCACTGCTGGCCATTTTTACCGGCGGACTGATGGCGCCGAAATCTGTTCCACTGTTCGAGATTAAGGACGAGGCCTTTCACCTTTCAAGCGTGGTTTTCGGTCTGTTTCAAACGCTGTGGTGGAGCGGCTGCGGGATTATTGTTCCGCTGGCCACTTCTATGATTGCCGATCTTTCGCTGGTGAAAAAGCTGAAGACCGGCGAGGTGACGGAAGGTCGCTACGCCGCCGGTTTTTCCTTTTTCCTCAAGGCGGCTTCCGCATTGGGCATGTTTGTGACCGGGTATATCCTCAAAAGCGTCGGTTATGTTTCCGGTGCAGCGACCCAGACTTCCGATACGCTCGATAAACTTGCATTGATGACCTTTATCGTGGGTCCGTTCCTCATGGTTCTGTCCTTTTTCGTGTTGCGGAAATATCCGATCACCCACCAAACGATGAATGATTTGCGTGCAGAATACGGACAGGAACAGGCATAA
- a CDS encoding DUF3604 domain-containing protein → MKTGLMVLCCIGLMLECVGGVSLDELQAEYAEKGHLEAYLMLTRGQGVGTAEIHCSEKILTPGCAVDWVEVVYAAPKGGIAPGGSVTLAVPPGPSQTTIQFDDSGKPAWLQVKAAVPVQVEKKNPAFEIQEACLARESNVKVILPEGLPGGSKLSFVWHDVVLDQHARRWNGDSWRFPVMVDHDGDGWAEHLPEMASLPKTAGPAKYLLVRAASMAVVGEPVRLTVSAFDEQWNPAQSFEGMVRFSREDGSTDGLPSPVKYSPVDQGSKTVFATFNDPGFHWVTVTGKNGMVNRSNPIEIFEHEPKQRLYWGDLHVHTEMSCDARVWAETTSTYAGSYNIGRYRYGLDFQANADHHGFEQGNYTPAEWEHMQRITNEANDPGEFVTVVANEYSHPHGDSNAYFRQGDVPFIKRGNYPGGLHKQLRSLGAVLIPHHVSQNMRPFHWDNYHPEMMSVCEIFSNHGRAEFLNNKPHYSKKKVPTVKGTTWVEQLLSGKQMGCIASSDDHRARPGTGGLAGVWSREGLTRDGVVGALLERNCYATTSDRAILYFDVKKGDHPVLSIRAAAGSLIEKVEIIKNGEVAHAAAPNALTAELSWTDPAAPSKCWYYVRLTLKAQAVCEENLVNKKQFVWSSPVWL, encoded by the coding sequence ATGAAGACGGGGCTAATGGTATTGTGTTGTATCGGACTGATGCTTGAATGTGTCGGGGGCGTTTCTCTGGATGAGCTGCAAGCGGAATATGCGGAGAAGGGCCATCTGGAAGCGTATCTCATGCTGACCCGCGGGCAGGGGGTGGGGACCGCGGAAATTCACTGTTCTGAAAAGATCCTAACTCCCGGGTGTGCGGTCGATTGGGTCGAGGTGGTCTATGCTGCACCGAAAGGCGGCATCGCTCCAGGCGGCTCTGTGACATTGGCCGTGCCGCCCGGACCGTCTCAGACGACGATACAATTTGATGATTCCGGCAAACCGGCCTGGCTGCAGGTTAAGGCGGCTGTGCCGGTTCAGGTGGAAAAGAAGAATCCGGCTTTTGAAATTCAGGAGGCGTGCCTGGCTCGGGAGTCCAACGTCAAAGTCATCCTGCCGGAAGGGCTGCCGGGCGGTTCGAAACTTTCTTTTGTCTGGCACGATGTGGTGCTTGACCAGCACGCCCGCCGCTGGAACGGCGACAGCTGGCGTTTCCCGGTGATGGTGGATCATGATGGCGATGGATGGGCGGAACATCTTCCGGAGATGGCGTCGCTGCCAAAGACTGCCGGACCCGCCAAATATCTGCTGGTGCGCGCGGCTTCGATGGCGGTGGTCGGCGAACCGGTGCGGCTGACGGTTTCTGCGTTCGATGAACAATGGAACCCGGCGCAGTCCTTTGAGGGAATGGTTCGCTTTTCGCGCGAAGACGGTTCGACTGACGGTCTGCCTTCGCCGGTTAAATACAGTCCGGTGGATCAGGGATCAAAGACTGTTTTTGCCACTTTTAATGATCCCGGATTCCACTGGGTTACGGTGACGGGCAAAAACGGGATGGTTAACCGATCCAACCCGATTGAAATTTTTGAGCATGAGCCGAAGCAGCGCCTTTATTGGGGTGACCTGCATGTGCATACAGAAATGTCATGCGATGCGCGCGTCTGGGCGGAAACCACCTCCACCTACGCGGGGTCTTATAACATCGGCCGTTATCGTTACGGTCTCGATTTTCAGGCCAATGCCGACCATCATGGATTCGAGCAGGGTAACTATACGCCTGCTGAGTGGGAGCACATGCAGCGCATCACCAATGAAGCCAACGATCCCGGAGAATTTGTGACTGTTGTTGCCAATGAATATTCGCATCCACACGGCGATTCGAACGCTTATTTCCGGCAGGGCGATGTGCCCTTTATTAAACGAGGGAATTATCCCGGCGGACTGCATAAGCAGCTTCGCTCGTTGGGTGCGGTTTTGATTCCGCACCATGTTTCACAGAACATGCGCCCGTTTCATTGGGACAACTATCATCCGGAAATGATGTCCGTCTGCGAGATTTTCTCGAACCACGGTCGAGCCGAGTTTTTGAATAACAAGCCGCACTACAGCAAAAAAAAGGTGCCGACGGTGAAGGGAACCACCTGGGTGGAGCAGTTGCTGAGCGGTAAACAGATGGGCTGTATCGCGAGCAGTGATGATCACAGGGCGCGCCCGGGCACCGGCGGGCTGGCCGGGGTCTGGAGTCGTGAAGGTCTGACTCGCGACGGAGTCGTCGGCGCGCTGCTGGAACGCAATTGCTATGCCACCACCAGCGATCGCGCGATCCTTTATTTCGATGTGAAAAAGGGGGATCATCCTGTGCTCAGCATTCGTGCCGCCGCCGGGTCGCTGATCGAAAAGGTCGAGATTATCAAAAACGGTGAGGTGGCGCATGCTGCCGCGCCGAACGCATTGACAGCCGAGCTGAGCTGGACCGATCCTGCTGCCCCGTCAAAGTGCTGGTACTATGTTCGTCTGACTCTGAAGGCACAGGCTGTTTGTGAGGAAAATCTGGTGAATAAAAAACAGTTTGTTTGGAGTTCACCGGTCTGGCTGTGA
- a CDS encoding response regulator transcription factor has translation MNIWIVEDDAFYRRTLQRLLNREKNITCSRVFPSCIEFLEAVETDRHPDLVLMDLGLPGMGGVEGIRRLAKVAPDMTVLVLTVFEDKQKVVEALDAGAAGYLLKTASDHEILQGVTQVFLGGAALSPKIARVVVEEMRSVGPSETFGLTPREVDVLQKMAEDLSVKEIGAELGISRRTVATHLENIYRKLQVHSQSGAVAKALRSRII, from the coding sequence ATGAATATTTGGATTGTTGAGGATGACGCATTTTATCGCCGGACCCTGCAGCGGCTGTTGAATCGCGAAAAAAATATCACCTGCAGTCGTGTGTTTCCCTCATGTATTGAGTTTCTCGAGGCTGTTGAAACGGACCGTCATCCCGACCTGGTGCTGATGGATCTGGGGCTGCCCGGCATGGGCGGAGTCGAGGGCATTCGCCGCCTGGCCAAAGTGGCGCCCGATATGACGGTGCTGGTGCTGACCGTTTTTGAAGACAAGCAGAAAGTTGTTGAGGCGCTGGATGCCGGCGCGGCGGGGTATTTATTAAAGACGGCTTCTGACCATGAGATTCTTCAGGGCGTGACGCAGGTTTTTCTGGGAGGTGCGGCGCTGAGTCCCAAGATCGCCAGGGTGGTGGTTGAAGAGATGCGTTCGGTGGGTCCTTCCGAAACGTTTGGCCTGACACCGCGCGAGGTGGATGTTCTTCAGAAAATGGCAGAAGACCTGTCGGTTAAGGAGATCGGAGCAGAGCTGGGGATCAGTCGCCGGACGGTTGCCACCCATCTCGAAAATATCTATCGAAAGCTTCAGGTTCATTCCCAGTCCGGTGCCGTTGCAAAAGCACTGCGCTCGAGGATTATCTGA
- a CDS encoding sensor histidine kinase translates to MLKFASIFRVAVLAHTSLWVMSAELFAQGDPVGSVPLFSIKKYIQRLEVEEFRLRAELADLPKIDDSLQLDAYGYHSGYLPVLDELPEEPRWTVELKTTLEHSFNEFFLIPAADRRFDDMPGYGFPRRFRITAVAQDGSREVIADWRERDYPDPGRYPVRFAGTGGSLDTILLEVYRGTVEGGREFFALDEALIRTDFFVMKTLAIRSSASFESPPFWSADYLIDQKTSCGLPVGAAVGGEPLSDYIMRYRKQPAEQVLLLDLGRKVHVSMISLYPARPPEGIIVPGYGFPGSVRLQMFRDRPNDPQEIERVVEESALPNPGNNVVRISGNSRFVRWVQLTFSDFPVHEGMYTFALGEVALQGVELLQCRVASWDGQGQVDALVDRTANGLLVLPMNQWVNGLIRRNMLERRLNDIARLMVESVEHRRRILKTAWIVIGALIASLVIAALIYQHILRRVGALRLKQRITRDLHDEVGSNLGGMALMASALERTAASGEMKEELGELALMARDACASLREVVWLIDRSGVRLPDLLVKLRERTERVLDGMELTFEMPDDCPDVEIPLTLKRHLLMYFKEALHNCARHAQATKVDVSVQVAPAGFRLQMRDNGCGFDVSSVVDGWGLDSMRKRAQEMGGKMDLETAPGQGTVLVLTIPWKILLNKTDHPYKTSNRPGRFGCRKKDEA, encoded by the coding sequence ATGCTCAAGTTTGCTTCCATTTTCCGAGTTGCGGTATTGGCTCACACGTCTTTGTGGGTGATGTCTGCGGAGCTTTTTGCTCAGGGGGATCCGGTTGGATCTGTTCCTTTGTTTTCTATCAAAAAATATATTCAGCGGCTGGAGGTAGAGGAGTTCCGTCTGCGCGCTGAGCTGGCGGACCTGCCGAAGATTGATGATTCTTTGCAACTTGATGCATATGGCTATCACAGCGGATACCTCCCGGTACTGGATGAATTACCTGAGGAACCGCGATGGACCGTCGAGTTGAAAACCACTTTAGAGCACAGTTTTAATGAGTTTTTCCTTATTCCTGCGGCCGACCGACGGTTTGATGATATGCCGGGATATGGCTTTCCCCGTCGATTCCGGATTACCGCAGTTGCTCAGGATGGCTCGCGCGAGGTGATTGCCGACTGGCGTGAGCGTGACTATCCTGACCCCGGGCGTTATCCTGTTCGGTTTGCCGGGACCGGCGGTTCTCTCGATACGATCCTCTTGGAGGTTTATCGCGGAACTGTCGAAGGTGGCCGGGAGTTTTTTGCGCTGGACGAGGCGTTGATACGCACTGATTTTTTTGTAATGAAAACTCTGGCGATACGGTCCTCCGCCAGTTTCGAGTCGCCTCCGTTCTGGAGTGCTGATTATTTGATCGACCAGAAAACCAGTTGTGGCCTGCCTGTAGGGGCTGCCGTCGGGGGAGAACCGTTATCGGATTACATTATGCGCTACAGGAAGCAACCGGCCGAGCAGGTGCTTCTGCTGGATTTGGGGCGAAAAGTGCATGTAAGTATGATCTCTCTCTATCCGGCTCGTCCGCCGGAAGGGATTATTGTGCCGGGATACGGCTTTCCGGGATCTGTCAGGCTTCAGATGTTTCGGGATCGGCCGAACGATCCGCAGGAGATAGAGCGTGTCGTCGAGGAATCGGCGCTGCCGAATCCGGGCAATAACGTGGTTCGTATTTCCGGTAATTCCAGGTTTGTCCGTTGGGTGCAGCTGACGTTCTCCGATTTCCCGGTGCATGAGGGGATGTATACATTTGCATTGGGGGAGGTTGCTTTGCAGGGCGTTGAACTGTTGCAATGCCGGGTAGCCAGCTGGGATGGGCAGGGACAGGTGGATGCGCTGGTTGATCGGACGGCGAACGGTTTGCTGGTGTTGCCTATGAACCAGTGGGTGAACGGACTGATCCGACGCAATATGCTGGAGCGGCGTTTGAATGATATTGCGAGACTTATGGTTGAGTCGGTCGAACATCGTCGCCGAATTTTAAAAACAGCATGGATTGTCATTGGAGCTCTGATTGCAAGCCTGGTTATCGCGGCGTTGATATATCAGCATATCCTGCGTAGAGTCGGTGCACTCCGGCTGAAGCAGCGTATTACCCGAGACCTGCATGACGAGGTCGGCAGCAATCTCGGCGGTATGGCCCTAATGGCCTCTGCGTTGGAGAGAACTGCGGCTTCCGGGGAAATGAAAGAGGAGCTGGGCGAATTGGCCCTGATGGCTCGAGATGCCTGTGCTTCGCTGCGCGAAGTGGTCTGGTTGATTGACCGCAGTGGTGTGCGCCTGCCTGATTTGCTTGTTAAGCTGCGGGAGCGTACGGAACGGGTTCTGGACGGTATGGAACTCACCTTCGAGATGCCGGATGACTGTCCGGATGTCGAGATACCTTTAACGTTGAAACGTCATTTGCTCATGTATTTCAAGGAGGCGTTGCACAACTGTGCGCGACATGCGCAGGCCACGAAGGTTGATGTTTCTGTGCAGGTTGCGCCCGCCGGTTTTAGACTGCAGATGCGTGACAACGGGTGCGGATTCGATGTGTCTTCCGTTGTCGATGGATGGGGGCTTGACAGCATGAGAAAGCGCGCGCAGGAAATGGGAGGAAAAATGGACCTCGAAACCGCGCCCGGACAGGGCACGGTTCTTGTGCTGACGATTCCCTGGAAAATTCTGCTGAACAAAACGGACCATCCCTATAAAACCTCCAATCGACCCGGCCGGTTTGGCTGTCGTAAAAAAGATGAAGCATAA